The Mixta hanseatica genome includes a region encoding these proteins:
- the recB gene encoding exodeoxyribonuclease V subunit beta, which yields MSDNNPQRLDPLTLPLHGERLIEASAGTGKTFTIGILYLRLLLGLGRDNAFHRPLSVEEILVVTFTEAATAELRGRIRQNIHELRLACVRGSSANPMLAALMQEINDPADAAALLLAAERQMDEAAIFTIHGFCQRMLNLNAFESGMLFEQQLIEDESALRRQAAADFWRRHCYPLPLTIAKVIAQEWTGPEQLLGTLTPWLHGESPALKYAPDGEETLAQRHEKIVARIDNLKAQWRAAAAELRELIEKSGVDKRSYSSKHLPAWLNNVAAWVDEETQSYAVPKDLVRFRQSVLLEKTKKGEPPRHPLFVAVDDFFAEPLSLRDLIIARALDEIRLATRREKKLRALLGFDDLLSRLDEALQQPGGDLLAEAIRARYPVALIDEFQDTDPQQYRIFRRLYIAQPENALLLIGDPKQAIYAFRGADIFTYMRARSEISAHYTLDTNWRSSPAMVASVNQLFSRLENPFLFSQIPFIEVNAAPPNETRGFQLDGAEQPALRFWLQPGEGVGVSEYQQWMARQCAAEILHWLQAGLRGEAQVGKQGAQRAVRASDITVLVRSRSEAAVIRDALESLNIPSVYLSNRDSVFTTPEARELLWLLQAVLAPELERTLRSALATSILGLDAVTIDAMSQDEERWDALVEEFAAYRQRWQQRGVLPMLRELMTRRNIAENLLASESGERRLTDLLHLGELLQEAAAQLDSEHALVRWLAQQIAQPNHQSASQQLRLESDRHLVQIVTIHKSKGLEYPLVWLPFAANFREAAQGLYHDRETFQALLDLSDDEESLALAEQERLAEDLRLLYVALTRSVYHCSIGIAPLIKGNRKKEGNSDLHKSAVGYLVQRGEALNASGLQEALHSLSNDAVEVVMPDEAPEGRWQPEGDRMPELDSPVISRPLQDHWRVTSYSGLQQHGPTVAIDLAPRFDIDAAGETAEVAAPALTPHTFPRGASPGTFLHGLFETLDFNQPPDEAWLAEQLQLAGFGEQWLPMLSDWISRVLQTPLNQEGIHLAGLTPGRYLVELEFYLPMHQLLTAPALDAVMRQHDSLSARAPELNFQQVQGMLKGFIDLVFCWQGKYYLLDYKSNWLGEESAAYTPQAMAEAMISHRYDLQYQLYTLALHRYLRHRVADYDYQRHFGGVFYLFLRGMDGSASENGVFHHRPSADFVMALDRLFTGDKVEAE from the coding sequence ATGAGTGACAACAATCCGCAGCGGCTCGATCCGCTAACACTGCCGCTCCATGGGGAGCGGCTTATCGAGGCGTCAGCGGGAACCGGAAAAACCTTTACTATCGGCATACTCTACCTGAGGCTATTACTCGGCCTCGGGCGGGATAATGCTTTCCACCGTCCGCTATCGGTTGAAGAGATCCTGGTGGTGACCTTTACCGAGGCGGCCACCGCTGAACTGCGGGGACGTATTCGGCAGAATATCCACGAGCTGCGGCTGGCCTGCGTGCGCGGTAGCAGCGCTAACCCGATGCTGGCGGCGCTGATGCAGGAAATTAACGACCCTGCCGATGCCGCCGCGCTGCTGTTGGCCGCCGAGCGGCAAATGGATGAGGCGGCGATATTCACTATCCACGGTTTTTGCCAGCGCATGCTGAATCTCAACGCCTTTGAGTCCGGCATGCTGTTTGAACAGCAGCTGATTGAGGATGAGTCTGCGCTGCGCCGTCAGGCGGCCGCAGACTTCTGGCGTCGCCACTGTTATCCGCTGCCGCTGACCATCGCTAAGGTGATTGCGCAGGAATGGACCGGGCCGGAGCAACTGCTTGGCACCTTAACGCCGTGGCTACACGGCGAATCGCCCGCGTTAAAATATGCGCCGGATGGCGAAGAAACCCTGGCGCAGCGCCATGAGAAGATCGTGGCGCGCATTGATAACCTCAAGGCTCAGTGGCGCGCGGCGGCGGCGGAACTGCGTGAGCTGATTGAAAAATCCGGCGTCGATAAGCGAAGCTACAGCAGTAAGCATTTACCTGCCTGGCTGAATAACGTTGCGGCCTGGGTTGACGAAGAGACGCAAAGCTACGCGGTGCCGAAAGATCTGGTGCGCTTTCGGCAGAGCGTGCTGCTGGAAAAAACCAAAAAGGGCGAGCCACCACGCCATCCGCTGTTTGTCGCGGTAGATGACTTTTTCGCCGAGCCGCTGTCACTGCGCGATCTGATTATTGCCCGGGCGCTGGACGAGATCCGCCTGGCGACCCGTAGAGAGAAAAAGCTGCGGGCGCTGCTCGGCTTTGATGATCTGCTTAGCCGCCTGGATGAGGCGCTGCAGCAGCCTGGTGGCGATCTGCTGGCGGAGGCTATTCGCGCCCGTTACCCGGTAGCGCTGATCGATGAATTCCAGGATACCGACCCGCAGCAGTATCGTATCTTCCGGCGGCTTTATATTGCGCAGCCGGAAAACGCGCTGCTGCTGATTGGCGATCCCAAACAGGCGATTTACGCCTTTCGCGGCGCGGATATTTTTACCTATATGCGCGCCCGTAGCGAAATTAGCGCTCACTACACGCTGGACACTAACTGGCGTTCATCGCCAGCGATGGTTGCCAGCGTCAACCAGCTGTTTTCCCGGCTGGAAAATCCTTTTCTGTTCAGCCAGATCCCTTTTATTGAGGTTAACGCCGCGCCGCCTAACGAAACGCGCGGTTTTCAGCTGGACGGCGCAGAGCAGCCAGCGCTGCGCTTCTGGCTGCAGCCCGGTGAAGGCGTTGGCGTGAGCGAATACCAGCAGTGGATGGCGCGCCAGTGCGCGGCGGAGATACTGCACTGGCTGCAGGCCGGCCTGCGCGGCGAGGCGCAGGTGGGCAAGCAGGGCGCCCAGCGCGCGGTCAGAGCCTCAGACATTACCGTGCTGGTGCGTAGCCGCAGCGAGGCGGCGGTAATTCGCGATGCGCTGGAAAGCCTGAATATTCCCTCGGTCTATTTATCCAACCGCGACAGCGTATTTACCACGCCGGAAGCGCGCGAGCTGCTGTGGCTGCTGCAGGCGGTGCTGGCCCCGGAGCTGGAGCGCACCCTGCGCAGCGCGCTGGCTACCAGTATTTTAGGACTGGATGCGGTCACTATCGATGCTATGAGTCAGGATGAAGAGCGCTGGGATGCGCTGGTGGAAGAGTTCGCCGCCTATCGTCAGCGCTGGCAACAGCGCGGCGTATTGCCGATGCTGCGTGAGCTGATGACCCGGCGCAATATCGCCGAAAATCTGCTGGCTTCCGAAAGCGGCGAACGGCGTTTGACCGATCTGCTGCATCTTGGCGAGCTGTTGCAGGAAGCAGCCGCGCAGCTGGATAGCGAACATGCGTTGGTGCGCTGGCTGGCGCAGCAAATCGCGCAGCCTAACCATCAGTCCGCCAGCCAGCAGCTGCGTCTGGAAAGCGACCGCCATCTGGTGCAGATTGTCACAATCCACAAATCCAAAGGGCTGGAATATCCGCTGGTCTGGTTGCCATTTGCCGCTAACTTCCGTGAAGCAGCGCAGGGGCTTTATCACGATCGCGAGACATTTCAGGCGCTGCTCGATTTGAGCGACGACGAAGAGAGCCTGGCGCTGGCGGAGCAGGAGCGGTTGGCGGAGGACCTACGTCTGCTGTATGTCGCGCTGACCCGCTCGGTTTATCATTGCAGCATCGGCATTGCGCCGCTGATTAAGGGCAACCGTAAAAAAGAGGGTAACAGCGACCTGCATAAAAGCGCGGTGGGTTACCTGGTCCAGCGGGGCGAGGCGCTAAACGCCAGCGGATTGCAGGAAGCGCTGCATAGCTTAAGCAACGACGCGGTAGAGGTAGTGATGCCGGATGAGGCCCCGGAAGGGCGCTGGCAGCCGGAGGGCGATCGTATGCCGGAGCTGGATAGCCCGGTGATTTCCCGTCCGCTGCAGGATCACTGGCGCGTGACCAGCTACTCTGGCCTGCAGCAGCACGGCCCGACGGTGGCCATCGATCTGGCGCCGCGTTTTGATATTGATGCGGCGGGCGAAACCGCTGAGGTTGCCGCGCCGGCGCTAACGCCGCATACCTTTCCGCGCGGCGCTTCGCCGGGCACTTTTCTGCATGGCCTGTTTGAAACGCTGGATTTTAACCAGCCGCCGGATGAAGCGTGGCTGGCGGAACAGCTGCAGTTGGCCGGCTTTGGCGAACAGTGGCTGCCGATGCTTTCCGACTGGATTAGCCGGGTATTGCAAACGCCGCTGAATCAGGAAGGCATCCACCTGGCAGGGCTAACGCCGGGCCGCTATCTGGTGGAGCTGGAGTTTTATCTGCCGATGCATCAGCTGCTGACCGCACCGGCGCTGGATGCGGTTATGCGTCAGCACGATAGCTTGTCGGCTCGGGCGCCAGAGCTGAACTTTCAGCAGGTGCAGGGGATGCTGAAAGGCTTTATCGATTTGGTGTTTTGCTGGCAGGGAAAATATTACCTGCTGGATTACAAATCTAACTGGCTGGGCGAAGAGAGCGCAGCCTATACGCCGCAGGCGATGGCGGAGGCGATGATTAGCCACCGCTACGATCTGCAGTATCAGCTTTATACGCTGGCGCTGCATCGCTATTTGCGTCATCGTGTAGCGGATTACGATTATCAGCGCCACTTCGGCGGCGTGTTTTACCTGTTTTTGCGCGGAATGGACGGCAGCGCCAGTGAAAATGGCGTGTTTCATCACCGTCCGTCTGCAGATTTTGTCATGGCGCTGGATCGCCTGTTTACCGGAGACAAGGTGGAAGCGGAATGA